In a single window of the Zea mays cultivar B73 chromosome 5, Zm-B73-REFERENCE-NAM-5.0, whole genome shotgun sequence genome:
- the LOC100382880 gene encoding Cell division control protein 48 homolog E, which produces MASQGEPSASASDPKEKKDFSTAILERKKSPNRLVVDEATNDDNSVVALHPDTMERLQLFRGDTVLLKGKKRKDTICIVLADETCEEPKVRMNKVVRQNLRVRLGDVVSVHQCQDVKYGKRVHILPIDDTVEGITGNLFDAFLKPYFLEAYRPLRKGDLFLVRGGMRSVEFKVIETDPAEYCIVAPDTEIFCDGEPIKREDEERLDEVGYDDVGGVRKQMAQIRELVELPLRHPQLFKSIGVKPPKGILLYGPPGSGKTLIARAVANETGAFFFLINGPEIMSKLAGESESNLRKAFEEAEKNAPSIIFIDEIDSIAPKREKTNGEVERRIVSQLLTLMDGLKSRSHVIVMGATNRPNSIDPALRRFGRFDREIDIGVPDEVGRLEVLRIHTKNMKLAEDVNLELISKDTHGYVGADLAALCTEAALQCIREKMDIIDLEDETIDAEILNSMAVTNDHFKTALGTSNPSALRETVVEVPNVSWEDIGGLENVKRELQETVQYPVEHPEKFEKFGMSPSKGVLFYGPPGCGKTLLAKAIANECQANFISVKGPELLTMWFGESEANVREIFDKARQSAPCVLFFDELDSIATQRGSSVGDAGGAADRVLNQLLTEMDGMNAKKTVFIIGATNRPDIIDPALLRPGRLDQLIYIPLPDEQSRLQIFKACLRKSPVAKDVDLNALAKYTQGFSGADITEICQRACKYAIRENIEKDIERERRRKDNPEAMEEDEVDEIAEIRAPHFEESMKYARRSVSDADIRKYQAFAQTLQQSRGFGSEFRFSDQPATAGAAAAADPFASAGAAADDDDLYS; this is translated from the exons ATGGCGAGCCAAGGGGAGCCCTCGGCCTCTGCTTCCGATCC gaaggagaagaaggacttcTCGACGGCGATCCTGGAGAGGAAAAAGTCACCGAACCGCCTTGTCGTCGACGAGGCCACCAACGACGATAACTCCGTCGTCGCGCTGCACCCTGACACCATGGAGAGGCTGCAGCTCTTCCGCGGCGACACCGTGCTCCTCAAG GGTAAGAAGAGGAAAGACACTATTTGCATTGTCCTTGCGGACGAAACCTGTGAGGAGCCAAAGGTTCGGATGAACAAGGTTGTCCGCCAGAACCTAAGGGTGAGGCTTGGTGATGTGGTTTCTGTCCACCAGTGCCAGGATGTGAAATATGGGAAGCGTGTCCACATTCTTCCAATTGATGATACAGTTGAAGGCATTACAGGGAACCTGTTTGATGCCTTCTTGAAAC CATATTTCCTAGAAGCATACAGGCCGTTGAGGAAAGGAGACCTTTTCCTTGTCAGAGGAGGAATGAGAAGTGTGGAATTCAAAGTGATAGAGACTGATCCTGCTGAATATTGTATCGTTGCGCCAGATACTGAAATATTTTGTGATGGGGAGCCTATTAAGAGGGAGGATGAGGAGCGTCTTGATGAAGTTGGTtatgatgatgttggtggagttAGAAAGCAAATGGCCCAAATCAGAGAGCTTGTTGAGCTTCCACTACGCCATCCTCAACTTTTCAAATCTATTGGTGTGAAGCCACCAAAGGGCATATTGCTGTACGGGCCACCTGGTTCCGGAAAGACTCTTATTGCTCGTGCTGTTGCAAATGAGACTGGAGCCTTTTTCTTCCTGATCAATGGTCCAGAGATTATGTCAAAGCTGGCAGGGGAGAGTGAAAGCAATCTCAGAAAGGCATTTGAAGAAGCAGAGAAGAATGCTCCATCTATCATTTTCATTGATGAAATTGATTCCATTGCACCCAAGAGAGAGAAGACCAATGGAGAAGTAGAGCGTCGTATTGTTTCACAGCTACTGACTCTTATGGATGGACTGAAATCTCGTTCCCATGTTATTGTTATGGGTGCTACAAACCGACCAAACAGCATTGATCCTGCTCTTCGAAGATTTGGAAGGTTTGATCGGGAAATTGACATTGGAGTTCCTGATGAAGTTGGCCGTCTCGAGGTTCTCCGCATTCACACTAAGAACATGAAACTAGCTGAAGAT GTTAATTTGGAACTCATTTCAAAAGATACCCATGGATATGTTGGTGCTGATCTTGCTGCCCTTTGCACTGAGGCTGCTCTTCAGTGCATTCGTGAGAAGATGGACATCATAGATCTTGAGGATGAGACAATCGATGCAGAGATATTGAACTCAATGGCTGTTACAAATGACCATTTCAAGACTGCGCTTGGAACAAGCAACCCATCTGCTCTTCGTGAAACT GTTGTCGAAGTCCCAAATGTCTCTTGGGAGGATATTGGTGGGCTGGAGAATGTCAAGAGGGAGCTCCAGGAG ACTGTTCAATATCCTGTGGAGCATCCGGAGAAGTTCGAGAAGTTTGGCATGTCTCCATCCAAAGGAGTTTTGTTCTATGGTCCTCCTGGTTGTGGTAAGACCTTGTTGGCAAAGGCAATTGCCAACGAGTGCCAGGCTAACTTCATCAGTGTCAAGGGTCCTGAGTTGCTTACCATGTGGTTTGGTGAGAGTGAAGCCAACGTCCGTGAAATTTTTGACAAGGCTCGTCAATCTGCTCCTTGTGTCCTCTTCTTTGATGAGCTTGACTCAATTGCTACTCAG AGAGGAAGCAGTGTGGGTGATGCTGGAGGTGCGGCTGATAGAGTGCTTAATCAGCTACTGACAGAAATGGATGGCATGAATGCCAAGAAAACTGTGTTTATTATTGGAGCTACAAACAGGCCTGACATCATTGACCCTGCTCTGCTGAGGCCAGGGCGTCTTGACCAGCTGATCTACATTCCACTGCCTGATGAGCAGTCTAGGCTCCAGATCTTCAAGGCCTGCCTTAGGAAGTCCCCTGTGGCGAAGGATGTGGACTTGAATGCTCTTGCTAAGTACACTCAAGGGTTCAGTGGAGCAGATATCACAGAAATTTGCCAGCGTGCGTGCAAATATGCAATCAGAGAGAACATTGAGAAG GATATTGAGAGGGAAAGGCGGAGAAAGGACAACCCTGAGGCGATGGAGGAAGACGAAGTGGATGAGATCGCTGAGATCAGGGCCCCTCACTTCGAGGAGTCGATGAAGTATGCTCGGCGTAGTGTCAGTGATGCTGATATCCGCAAGTATCAGGCGTTTGCCCAGACATTGCAGCAGTCCCGGGGGTTCGGCAGTGAGTTCCGCTTCTCGGATCAGCCGGCGAcagctggtgctgctgctgcagcTGATCCGTTTGCTTCTGCGGGTGCTGCGGCTGATGATGACGATCTATACAGCTAG